A region of Coccinella septempunctata chromosome 5, icCocSept1.1, whole genome shotgun sequence DNA encodes the following proteins:
- the LOC123312736 gene encoding uncharacterized protein LOC123312736 — MIHPSVFLLSAILMIVSVWSSRVLEIENPKCCGREYQSLYRIYDNKGTTNFQAVIQKGEKFHLNRIGKSAVPINKVDKQGVYIRELIENILPTIINGSIQRGKSLRSDLEAFATAVSEIVRTEFDDIFYGFSSTPTLQHSSVHIIKAKNYTLKRINIEVENVLIKIEEIVKALNGTHKKLKNNYRKCLMKNGCLDEHSSFFHEFFNIMSRLKMSFEDWNTLERKTKENISMYLSNFRKKLNNSITKLTNEQRTRTQFSIQKEVNN, encoded by the exons ATGATTCACCCTTCCGTTTTTCTTCTGAGTGCGATTCTC ATGATCGTGTCGGTTTGGTCTAGTAGAGTGCTAGAAATTGAGAATCCTAAGTGTTGTGGACGGGAATATCAGTCTCTTTACCGCATATATGATAATAAAGGAACAACAAATTTTCAGGCGGTAATTCAGAAGGGAGAAAAGTTTCATTTGAATAGAATTGGCAAGAGTGCAGTTCCGATAAATAAAGTGGATAAACAGGGAGTTTATATAAGAGAACTGATAGAAAATATTTTGCCCACTATAATCAATGGTTCTATTCAAAGAGGAAAATCATTAAGATCAGATTTAGAGGCTTTTGCAACTGCAGTATCGGAGATTGTTCGTACCGAGTTCgatgatattttttatg ggttttcaagCACGCCGACACTACAACATAGCTCCGTACATATTATTAAAGCAAAGAACTACACACTGAAAAGAATCAACATAGAAGTGGAAAATGTATTAatcaaaattgaagaaattgtgAAAGCGTTAAATGGGacacacaaaaaattaaagaataattatcgaaaatgtttaatgaaaaaTGGATGTCTCGATGAACATTCATCATTTTTCCAtgagtttttcaatattatGTCAAGATTGAAGATGTCTTTCGAAGACTGGAACACTTTGGAGAGGAAAACGAAAGAAAATATATCGATGTATTTGTCCAATTTCaggaaaaaactgaataattcGATCACCAAGTTAACAAATGAACAA AGAACCAGGACACAGTTTTCCATCCAGAAGGAAGTCAACAACTAG
- the LOC123312737 gene encoding uncharacterized protein LOC123312737 yields the protein MQSLTYLMIFCVIHVQAENYTDTEIREDELPTKVQQRNLIDTGRELCGLIRDVVSTEARESENAVQKDVEMMISRAREIISLKQENFELKHACARKDIKSRGIIKSIPKLKEEVDAALTECQSSVTDQTSIIANKIVEDASALEQKGQDIMSEFFECSKKGSWTMFACYKKTIGAKIFPLKEFLMDTVRAHSRAHTDFLTARNNAANCLNKQLRDYDNKLESMYNSFK from the exons ATGCAATCGCTGACTTATTTGATGATATTTTGTGTAATTCATGTTCAG GCAGAAAATTATACAGATACAGAAATACGAGAAGACGAGTTGCCCACTAAAGTTCAACAGAGAAATTTGATAGACACTGGCAGAGAGCTTTGCGGTTTGATCCGAGATGTGGTTTCGACAGAAGCAAGAGAATCTGAGAATGCAGTTCAAAAAGATGTCGAGATGATGATATCTAGAGctagagaaattataagtttgaaaCAAGAAAACTTCGAACTCA AACATGCATGTGCGAGAAAGGACATAAAATCGAGAGGAATAATTAAATCAATTCCTAAATTGAAAGAAGAGGTAGATGCAGCTTTAACAGAATGCCAGTCTTCAGTAACCGACCAAACGTCTATAATTGCGAATAAAATAGTGGAGGACGCTTCCGCACTGGAACAGAAGGGTCAAGATATCATGAGTGAATTCTTTGAATGCAGCAAGAAGGGGAGTTGGACAATGTTCGCTTGCTACAAGAAAACAATCGGAGCCAAGATATTTCCTCTCAAGGAGTTCCTAATGGATACTGTGAGAGCACACAGCAGGGCCCATACGGACTTTTTGACGGCCAGAAACAACGCAGCCAATTGCTTGAACAAACAATTGCGAGATTATGACAATAAATTAGAATCGATGTACAATTCATTCAAATAG
- the LOC123312739 gene encoding guanylate cyclase 32E-like → MLSAQGVLLLIIPYITAETFTVGYITGSQRHPGDFEYSKPGRTISGAISLAVEEINNGTLGKMGHQLKYIVAETFGKEVISVQKTADLWKMNVSGYIGPQETCEHEAFLASAFNLPMISYYCIHHATSDKSKFPTFARTRPPDTQISKSVASVLLAFKWTHVILLYLKSADYEEFEQVAEIIKEVLRNADITVTACKNWYEPFHYGYDINPFYAILEETYRDTRIFVILGHHYEHLGLMIAMEDLNLFDEGNYFVVGVDIEQYDARVPQKYMKGLLKTEKIPVADKAFRYYLGIVPSSPLGYENFSKLVNEYMELPPFSFPNPSHYVGGRKMIPAEAAYLYDAVHLYARALISALKNGTNPRNGTAIIEFMKETHYKSAMGYIVYMDENGDAEGNYTLIARKPLSNNSRGYGLFPVGNFALRNSNTKLPILNLHSQIDWFNGYPPIAVPVCGFRGENCISHTIEILYGVTGGVFLILLIIFFALYRNWRYEQELDSLIWKIDFRDIQMNDDEKITSKATRQNHPLIRTSQVSLSSNPDADFRYSTIFTQIGIYKGRVFAMKNINKKSIDITREMKKELKMMKDLQHDNLNSFIGACTEPPNICIITEYCTRGSLKDILENEDVKLDNMFIASLVSDILRGVIYLHESPIRFHGSLHTGNCLVDSRWVVKLTDFGLKEFKRGISQEDLFKDPTKTKEKFRKLLYRAPEILRMSDGFDLNNTQGSQKGDSYAFGIILFELYNRHGPFGDSNLLTTEILTRIKNVTSPPFRPPIESLENSFDFVRDCLKECWQENPEDRPDFKSIRTKLRPLRKGMKSNIFDNMMAMMEKYANNLEVLVDERTDQLQEEKKKTESLLYEMLPRSVADQLKKGNKVEAECFDCVTIYFSDIVGFTSMSAESTPLQVVDFLNDLYTCFDSILENYDVYKVETIGDAYMVVSGLPIRNENQHAAEIATMSLHLLSAVSKFTIRHRQKEKLLLRIGIHSGPVCAGVVGLKMPRYCLFGDTVNTASRMESTGMPLKIHCSEQCGHLLNIIGGYHLVERGFVNLKGKGEQKTYWLLGEDPYSRQMRTEQRKIRRGIQVEKSPRSCITDSSGHVITRSSLKSKNNTNRSPIPRCSSFESPKRLRFASPDLSKKTNQTQFLEVISDDGSNHMNECSNKRRRSCRNSWKGCSSSCPCIEELTNSTNLPAKPQFSKNVTENYSKTSCSSVPSLYPHLSVPHQPIIHTLSAPSSPRKPENFVDNMLSKFPECEEVIPWPESTPLLKITEHQSYA, encoded by the exons ATGCTTTCTGCTCAAGGTGTCCTTCTGTTGATTATACCTTACATAACTGCAGAAACATTTACTGTGGGATACATAACAGGATCTCAAAGACATCCCGGCGATTTCGAATACTCAAAACCGGGAAGAACGATATCTGGAGCAATATCTTTGGCTGTCGAAGAAATAAACAATGGAACACTCGGTAAGATGGGTCATCAACTGAAATATATCGTTGCCGAAACATTCGGCAAGGAGGTGATTAGCGTCCAAAAAACTGCCGACTTATGGAAAATGAACGTCTCAGGATATATTGGACCTCAAGAAACATGCGAGCATGAAGCTTTTCTTGCTTCTGCTTTCAATCTTCCAATGATTTCTTAT tATTGCATTCATCATGCTACGTCTGATAAATCGAAATTTCCAACATTTGCCAGGACACGACCGCCAGACACTCAAATATCAAAATCAGTTGCTTCCGTTTTGTTGGCGTTCAAATGGACCCAT GTGATTCTGCTTTACTTGAAATCGGCAgattatgaagaattcgaacAAGTGGCCGAAATAATAAAAGAAGTCCTTCGAAATGCCGATATAACTGTAACCGCTTGTAAGAATTGGTATGAGCCTTTCCACTACGGATACGATATTAACCCATTTTACGCAATTCTGGAAGAAACCTATCGAGACACAAGAA TATTCGTTATATTAGGACATCATTATGAACATTTGGGCTTAATGATAGCCATGGAAGATTTGAATTTATTCGATGAAG GCAATTATTTCGTAGTTGGAGTGGATATTGAACAGTACGATGCTAGGGTTCCCCAGAAATACATGAAGGGGTTGTTGAAAACGGAGAAGATTCCAGTAGCAGATAAGGCATTTCGTTATTATTTGGGAATAGTTCCTTCAAGTCCTTTGGGCTAcgagaatttttcgaaacttGTTAACGAGTATATGGAACTGCCGCCGTTCAGTTTTCCAAATCCCTCGCATTATGTTGGAGGCAGAAAAATG ATTCCCGCAGAAGCGGCATATCTGTACGATGCCGTTCATCTCTACGCAAGAGCCCTCATTTCCGCTCTGAAAAATGGGACTAATCCAAGGAATGGAACTGCTATAAtcgaattcatgaaagaaacgcATTACAAAAGTGCTATGGG ATATATAGTGTATATGGACGAAAATGGAGATGCCGAGGGAAATTATACCTTAATAGCTAGAAAGCCTTTAAGCAACAATAGTAGAGGCTATGGCCTATTTCCTGTTGGAAATTTTGCGTTGCGGAATTCGAATACGAAATTACCT ATATTAAACCTTCACAGTCAAATCGATTGGTTCAATGGATATCCTCCAATAGCTGTACCAGTTTGTGGTTTCAGAGGAGAGAATTGTATCA GTCACACAATCGAAATTCTCTATGGAGTCACAGGGGGAGTATTTTTAATCCTCTTGATTATATTTTTCGCACTTTATAGAAACTGGAGATATGAGCAAGAATTAGACAGCCTAATATGGAAAATAGATTTCAGAGATATACAAATGAATGATGATGAGAAAATAACTTCAAAGGCAACTAGG CAAAACCATCCATTAATAAGAACTAGTCAAGTTTCTCTCAGCTCGAATCCGGATGCCGATTTCCGATACTCAACAATTTTTACTCAAATCGGTATTTACAAAGGTCGAGTATTCGCCATGAAGAATATTAATAAGAAATCTATCGATATAACGAGGGAAatgaagaaagaattgaaaatg ATgaaagatcttcaacatgataATCTGAACTCTTTCATTGGTGCTTGTACTGAGCCACCAAATATTTGCATCATAACAGAATATTGCACGAGGGGGAGTTTAAAG GACATTTTGGAAAACGAAGACGTTAAATTGGACAATATGTTCATAGCGTCTCTAGTGAGCGATATTTTAAGG GGAGTCATCTATTTACACGAGTCACCAATTCGTTTTCATGGCTCTCTCCACACGGGCAATTGCCTGGTGGACTCTCGTTGGGTGGTCAAATTAACGGATTTTGGACTGAAAGAGTTCAAGAGAGGGATTTCACAAGAGGATTTATTCAAGGATCCTACAAAAACGAAAGAAAAGTTCCGTA AACTACTTTATAGGGCTCCAGAAATTCTAAGAATGTCAGACGGTTTCGACCTGAATAATACACAGGGCAGTCAAAAAGGAGATTCATACGCATTTGGTATCATTCTTTTCGAACTTTATAACAGGCATGGCCCTTTCGGAGACAGTAATTTATTAACAACTGAAATATTGACCAGAATCAAGAACGTAACAAGTCCTCCGTTCAG ACCTCCAATAGAATCACTAGAAAATAGTTTTGATTTTGTACGTGACTGCTTGAAGGAGTGCTGGCAGGAGAATCCAGAAGATCGTCCAGATTTTAAGAGCATTCGAACGAAATTGAGGCCTTTGAGAAAAGGAAT gaAATCTAATATTTTCGACAATATGATGGCAATGATGGAGAAATACGCAAACAACTTGGAGGTTTTAGTTGATGAGAGAACGGATCAACTACAAGAGGAAAAGAAAAAGACCG AATCTCTTCTGTATGAAATGCTACCAAGGAGTGTGGCAGATCAACTGAAAAAGGGTAATAAAGTTGAAGCAGAGTGTTTCGACTGTGTCACCATATATTTTAGCGATATAGTTGGTTTTACTTCAATGTCTGCGGAGAGTACTCCTCTTCAA GTAGTGGATTTCTTGAACGATCTTTATACGTGTTTCGACTCAATATTGGAAAACTATGACGTGTATAAGGTGGAGACAATAGGAGACGCTTACATGGTG gttagtgGTTTACCCATCAGGAATGAAAATCAGCATGCTGCAGAAATAGCCACGATGTCTCTTCATTTGCTCTCTGCAGTTTCCAAATTCACAATACGCCATAGACAGAAAGAAAAACTTCTTTTACGCATAGGAATACATTCTG GGCCGGTATGTGCTGGAGTTGTTGGACTTAAAATGCCGAGATATTGCCTGTTTGGTGATACAGTTAATACAGCTAGTAGAATGGAATCAACTGGAATGC CTCTAAAGATTCATTGCAGTGAACAATGTGGGCATTTATTAAACATAATTGGAGGATATCATTTAGTTGAGAGAGGTTTTGTCAATCTCAAAGGTAAAGGAGAACAAAAAACTTATTGGCTTCTAGGGGAAGATCCATATTCTAGACAAATGCGGACAGAGCAACGTAAGATTCGAAGAGGCATTCAGGTCGAAAAATCTCCAAGAAGCTGCATAACTGATAGTAGTGGGCACGTGATTACGAGAAGCTCCCTAAAATCTAAGAACAATACCAACAGAAGTCCAATTCCCAGATGTTCTTCCTTCGAGAGTCCGAAGCGTTTGCGTTTTGCCAGTCCTGATCTGtcaaaaaaaacaaatcaaacGCAATTCTTAGAAGTCATATCGGATGATGGTTCTAACCATATGAATGAATGTTCGAATAAGCGTAGACGTAGCTGCAGAAATAGCTGGAAAGGATGCAGTTCCTCCTGTCCTTGCATAGAAGAATTGACTAATTCGACAAACTTGCCAGCCAAGCCTcagttttcgaaaaatgttaCTGAAAACTACTCAAAAACCTCTTGTTCCAGCGTTCCTTCCCTTTATCCTCACTTGTCAGTACCACATCAGCCTATTATTCATACCTTATCAGCGCCATCTAGTCCCAGAAAGCCAGAAAATTTCGTCGACAATATGCTTTCAAAATTTCCAGAATGTGAAGAAGTGATTCCATGGCCTGAATCGACCCCATTATTGAAAATTACCGAGCATCAAAGCTATgcttga